The Cylindrospermum stagnale PCC 7417 genome segment AACCAATCGCGAAGAAGCTTATGCGATCGTCCAAGAAAACGCTCACGCAGCCTGGAACAAACCAGAAGGCAATTTCCACGATTTGATCAGCATTGACCCGCGTGTTCTACAAAAGTTGTCACCAGCAGAAATAGAAAACTGTTTTGACCCACAGAACCATCTCAGGTATTTAGAACAGGTTTACCAACGTTTGGGCATTTAAAACTAATGGGTAATTGGTAATTTTTGCGCCCGTTTCCTATTACCCATTACCCGTTAGCTCTTCCCAAAACTTAAATATATGTAGTACAACATTAATATATATATAAATAGAAACAGTATTTACTATGGCAATACGGACTAATTTCGGTATGGTTCGCAAAGTATGACGAGCAAAGTTTCGTCTCAGTAACGACCATTTGCTAACTTAGTCATGCGTTGGATACCCTGATGATTGAAATCCTCGCCACACTGTCTGCTTCTGCGGCCGCAGGAATGAGAATAGGTACGCCCTTGCTAATCATTGGACTGTTGCAGGGCAGTAACCTCTGGTCAGAAGTGCCGCTATTATCTCACATTTCGCCCCATATCTTGCTATGGTCACTCACCAGTTGGTCGGTATTTGAACTATTCGCTTCCAAAAGGGTACTAGGGCAAAGACTGCTACAAGTAGTTCAGTTATTTTTGTCACCTCTTGTTGGGGCGATCATGGGGTTAGCAGTAGCGTCAGCAACCTCAACACCGAACTGGCTAATTGCTTTTATTGGCGGTTTGTTAGCCTTAGTACTCCAGCTAGTGCAGATTGGTTGGTTCTATCGTTTGCGTGGCTTACCGTTGTGGGCAGTTTTTCTGCAAGATACCTTGTGCATAGCTTTGGTACTTTTTGCCTTTGATGCTCCCTGGCAAGGAGGATTAATTGCTTTAATCCTCCTCTGGTTTGCAGTTCGCAGTGCCAAGCAGTGGTATGTCTGGTATCACAGAGGCAGAAGGAAAAATTAAGCTTCCCCGGTCTGAAGAGTCCACAATTGGACTTTCTTAGGCTGACTTAAACAACCTCTACTGATTATGCTTAGGTCTAAACTTAGCATCACCTCTACTTTGCAGATGATATTTGCAGCACCGTTGCAGTCTGCATTAATCAAAAAAAACCGCTTTAGCTTAATCAAAAAGAAGCCCCACATCTGACCCGAAGGGCAGTGTGGGATGAATTTTTGGGCGATGATGAATTGACCCACAACCAAATCAATCCGTAGGATTGACAGGACAGTGGGTCGATGAGGAATTGCCATTTTTGACGTTAAGCGAATCGATGTAGAGACGCTTAGGTGTCGCGTCTTTAGAAAAATCGGAAATCATACCATCAATTCACCCAAAAAATAGAAAACAAATTACCTGCAAAAATCATACGCAAACAAGTTATCTTCTTTGCAGTCAGATTTGAAGACATAGCACCTAATACAACAAAGCTATCAGTTATCCGATAGCTATAGTGAGTGTTTACCTATTTTTTAAAACTTATTAAATTCTTACTAAACTCGTAAAAATCACTAAAAAAGATATTGATAAATTACTGATTTAAGCTTACTGTACTTTAACATAGTCTGGCTTAAAACTGCTTAAAAAGCTTAAACCTTGTGGTAAAAACTAATAATTATGCCAACGCCTCTGTTGCTCAAAAGGATGATTATCCAGGATGTGCATACTTTGTTCGGCATGGTGAAAGCACCAGCAACGAACGCAACATTTTTGCAGGAGTACTGGATGTTGACTTGACCGCATTTGGTAGATTACAGGCACGCCGTGCAGGTATTGATATCAAGAAAAAAGGTATCAAGTTTGACGCAGTATATGTCTCTCACATGAGACGTGCGCGGCAAACTTGTGAAATTGCCCTTGCTGAAAGTGAGGCATTGAAGTCACCCGATATTACTGTTGAAATCGACCATCGGATTAGCGAGAAATCCTTTGGAATTTTTGCCGGTCGTAACCTAAATCTGCTTCGTCTTGCCCTTGGCTACGAAGGCTTCGAGGAAATGTTACATTCCCATAACGAAGCACCCCCCGCTGGGGAGAAGATTTCACAAGTTTACGGACGCGCTGCTTCTTTCTATGAGGAGCGGGTTGTGCCGCACTTAAAACGGGGTGAAACTGTTCTGGTAGTGTGCCACCAATATGTATTGGAGCCTTTAGCACTTTATTTAAGTGATTTACCACCAACTGCGTATAAACATTTAAAACTCCCTAACGGTAAAGCTCTTAGTGGAGAGGAGTTAGTCAAGTTTCGTGATAAGGAATCGGGTGGTGCCGCTTCCCTGCGGAAAGAGATCAACGATCTTTCTATTATGTGGGCAATTTTGCTCTATGCTGCTGCTTTCTTATTGGGATGCTTGGTCAGGACAATAAGTGCTTCCTCAGTAGGAATTCCGTCTGAGCTATTTCGAGGGCTAATCGTTGCTTGTCTTGCGGCTTCAACGTTTTATACTTATCTGGATATTGACTTTGCAGCGAGTAAACGCAAAGTAACTTCAACTGTTAAGTATATAGTCTACGCCTGGATGTTGGCCAGATGGGCAGTTGGGCTACTTTTAATATTCTCTGGAATTTTGTATCAAGGTCCCGGCGATTTGTATAAAGTTATGTGGGTGCTTTTTTGGATGGTTCCACCCGCTCTTACTTCCCCTGTTTTATCGGTACTCTGGGGCGGTAATCTTTATCCTTCCGCTATCTTATCAAGGACGTTATCGATTATCGCACCAGTTGCACTAATTGTGACATTTGGCTTGGCAAAACAATTACCAATTAACAGTTCAAGCCTGATATTTTTCGGTGTGATTCTTATTTTTGGTTTGGCAATACCGGGAGCTTTAGCCCAATTTTGGCGTGACAAATCTCCTGTTGAATCAAACCACCACAGTAAGAACTGGAAATTTATTGGAGTGCTTGCTGTTGCCTTAATGGCTTTGGCAACAGGGTTTCAGTTTACTCCATCAACATTCCTCAGCGATTTATTTTTCTCAACGGATGCGAACCGCTCCCTAGCTTGTCTGCAACAACTGGCAGTGGCAACGTTAGTCTTTGTTTTAATTCGCGTCTTTGCGGTATTAACTTCAGTGGTTACAAAAGGCAAGCTGAATAAGGCAGAAGCTAGAGATGCTTATATCCTGCTTGTTAATCCCAACTTTTTCCTTTGGGCTGCTCTTTTCCTCGGAGTTAGTGCAACTGCAAATCCCGAAGCTGTAAAATATGCAATTTTTTGGGCAGCACTGGGATTCTTCTGCATCCCCCTTGTCGAGCAGATATTGTTTATGAATTCATTTGGTAATGAATTATTGAGAGAAACACTGCGCTCTTCGAGAATGGCAACAGAAGATGTGAGAAAACTTTTCCACCAATTGGATACAGATGCAAGCAATGCACTCAATAGAGACGAGATTATGGAGCTTTTAGGTCAAATAGAAGATCTGACAACAGGCGAACGTAGTTCTGAAGATGTCAGGAGCTACGTAACTAATTATCTTTTTGCCACTCTTGACACTGATAAAAATGGCACAGTTGATTTAGCAGAATTAGAAGACTATGTATCAACCTACGGGTTAGTTGCTAACCTAAACGTTGTCTCTGCTGCTGCATCCCAGGTAGCAACATAATTTGCGTTCAGGAAAGCCACTTGCCGAGTTACCACATTTTGTGGGATTTAGTAAACACCATTCTGGCTGGGTAAGGCAGTAATTCCTGATTGATAATTCGTAATTTGTAATTATTACCCCTCAATTACGAATTACGAATAACCAATTACTAATTTTCCTTTTGTCCTTTCAAAATGAGCAAACGGGCAGTAATCAAAGAAATAAAGCAAACAGTATCAAGATAATTTATATGCAATTATTTAAGTATTTAAGTATAAAAACCAAACTCATAGTTATGTTACTGGTAGTCAGTCTTTGCGCTTAGTTGTCAAGGTAGAGTGTCTGCGTATTAAGCAGCAAGCGGGGTTTATACAGGTTAATTACCCTGACCTGTTGAAGATATTAAAACACCAAACCTCACTGGGGGATAAATCCCCTACCCGGCTTTCATCCCTGGACTAAAAGACACCAAAACCTAAAAACTTTTTGGGTTTTTAGGTTTTGATTCCAGGGTTTTCAGCCTACTTTCTTATAACCCAATGCCCGATTCCTCTCTTACCAGTCAAGCCAAGTGGCTTCCTTGCCCTTCGGCGATTTTCTGGTGATTTATTGCAACAGTCCAATCATGTGCAGTAAACCTTGACCGGTAACTAACTCGATGATTAAGGCGATAAAGCCTAGCATCGCAATCCGACCATTCCATACTTCGGCGCTAGTAGTCAAACCCCACTCCCATTGCTCTTGGGGGTACATTTTGACCCTTTTTTTCATCTGAGTAACTTGTGAAAGCTTCAGGCTGGGTCTTTCTAGGGAATCAATCACCAAGTCTGCCAGTGCTTTAATAAATACCGGATGGGTGTTGGGAGCGGCTGCGCGACGGAAGTTGTGAATTCCTGCTTCTTCGGCTATTTCTCGATACTCAATATCGATTTCTTGTAGTGTCTCGATGTGTTCAGAAACAAAACTAATCGGTACGACAACCAAATCCTTTACCCCTTGTGCCCCTAGTGCTTTGAGCGCATCCTCTGTGTAGGGTTGTAGCCATTCTACTGGGCCAACGCGACTTTGATAGGCTAATGTGTGGGGATTGGGGCGATTGAGGGTTTGCATGATTAGGGCAGTACATTCCTCAATTTCTTGCTGATAGGGGTCGCCGGCTTCTTCAACATAGCTTTTGGGAACACCATGAGCGCTAAAGAAGATATGCACCTCATCAGGGTTGGGATATTGATTGAGTTGTTGGATGATTAGTTCCGCCATTGCCTGGAGGTAGCCTGGTTCTTTGTACCAGGAGGGAATGACGGTGTATTCAAGGGGCTGAAGTTTGGGGTTTTCTTGCCAAAGCCGATCTAAAAGCCGGAAACTGGAACCACTAGTGCTGATGGAGAACTGGGGATACAGTGGCAGTATGACCAGGCTTTCGATATTGTCTTGGGTGAGAAGTGCGATCGCTTCTTCTGTGTAAGGATGCCAATAACGCATACCAACATAAATATTGGCTTCTTTACCCATAGCACCCAGTTGTGCTTTCAGGGCTTCCCCTTGCTCTTCAGTGATGCGTCGCAGTGGTGAACCGCCACCAATATGCTTATAGTTTGCCTGAGATGTTTTCTTTCGTCGCGTAGCAATAAACCAAGCTAGGGGCTTTTGCATCCAGCGAAAGGGGAGGCGGATAATTTCTGGATCAGAAAATAGGTTATACAGAAACGGCCCGACGTCTTCTAACTTATCAGGGCCTCCGAGATTGAGTAATAATACGCCTACACGACCCATAGCAGTTACTTTCCCCTAACCTTTCAGCTTTTTTACTAATGTTAACAATATATCTATATCTTTATTAAATATAAAGCTTTATCCGCAGGAAAGATGAAATGGCAACAATTTTAAGGGATTGGAGTTACCGCTATCAGTGGCTATATGATGGAATATCGCGGTTAGCTGCCCTAGCTGTAGGCGGTGAGGGGCGTTTTCGCCAAATAGCTTTGCAAGGCTTAACAATTCACTCAGATACTCAGATATTAGATGTATGTTGTGGTAGTGGTCAAGCAACACAAGTTTTGGTGAAATATTCACAAAATGTAACAGGACTGGATGCCTCACCCTTGTCTCTGCGACGGGCGCAGCAAAATGTCCCTAGTGCTACTTATGTGGAAGCTTTTGCTGAAGATATGCCAATGGCTGATAATCTGTTTGATGTGGTGCATACCAGCGCGGCTTTACACGAAATGCAGCCGGCGCAATTGCGAAAAATCATTAATGAAGTTTATCGCGTGTTGAAGCCGGGTGGAGTGTTTACACTTGTGGATTTTCACGCTCCCACAAATCCGATATTTTGGCCTGGAGTGTCACTGTTTTTACTGTTGTTTGAAACGGAAACAGCTTGGGAATTGTTGAAAACTGATTTACCTGGCTTGTTAAGAGAGATTGGTTTTGAGGTGGATGAGCCAACTTTGTACGCAGGTGGAAGTTTGCAGGTGATACAGGCGCGGAAGTAGATTGTGATATTGAAAGTAGTGTATCAAGCTTGAGGTTAATAGAAATGACACAAGAATTAATAGACCTTAGAACTTCTATTCAACAGGGAAGATACACAGATGCTTTGGCAATTGTTGATGAATTAGAGGGAATGAGTAAACAAGCTATTTTGCGGAATATCGAAGCTTATTTAAAGTTTCTGCTAATTCACTTGATTAAAAATAAAGTTGAGCAAAGGTTAACAAGTTCTTGGGCGTCTTCTATTCGCAATTCTATTCGAGAAATCAAAAAGCTAAATCTTAAAGAGGATAAAAAATCATATTATGTCAATCAAGATGAATGGGTGAATTTGATTGAGGAGGAAGTGATTGAGGATGCAATTGCTGATGCGAGCGATGAAGTCATGAATGGTGCATACAGTCAATTTCAACTTGCTGATCTCATAGATAGAACACAGTTAATTTATCTTACTTTAAAGTTTGTGTCGCTAACTTATTCCTATTCAGCGAAGGAATTACCCTCGGTTGTTGCTGAATTTTTAACTCAGCTACCGGGTGGTGAAGATTGCAAAGCAGGTAAGCGGTGATGAGGAAATATGATTCATATCGCAGCACCCCACCCCCGTAAAGCCGTGCTTTACGTCCCCTCCCCGCTTGCAAGGAGGGGATTTAGGAAAGAGTTTAAAGACTGGATAGCCAATTTTGTGCTGCTTTTGGCGACTCTAAATGTACAATTCTCAAATGGCTGTATTCTGGTTGTGCAAATAATGGTGGAAATTGTCGGCGATTTCTTGGAAAACTTGTCAGCGCCCACAAAATTATTGAATCTTTGCTAAAGGTGGTTTTCCAGGTTTCCCGATTACCATTGCAGACTTCTTGTTGTGTTACTACCCGATGCCATGTCCGCCGAATTACGCGGCTCATAACGACTGTAAAAGAATAATCTAACCAAATAATAGTATCAGCCTGCCCCCAAACGATATCCCGTACCTGGCTGTAATTACCATCTACTACCCAACTACTACCTGAAAGCGCCTGAGAAACCCTCTCGCGCATCACATCATTTGGCGCTTCCACCCAATTAGGTTCCCAGTGCAGATAATCTAATTCGACATGGGGAATGGCAAGACTTTGAGAAATTTGCTTCGCCAAAGTCGTTTTACCCGTACCACTTGTTCCAACTACAGAAATACGCTGCATTTTCAGAAAAAATTTTAACGCTCGCTTAAAACAAAAGAAGGGCAAAAGTATCAAGGGCTAAGAAGTTCTCGCAGCAGAACACGCAACCCGAAAACCATTGTCGTTGTTGCCGATATTATATAAGTAGCTGTTGCGTACCGCCGAACGGCAATACCAACGATTGGTGAACCAAGAACCACCGCGCACCAAGCCACAGCCATTAGGTTTATCATTTTTATCTATCCAAACACTTCCATCTGACGGCGCTCCCTCATAATTTTCATGCCAAGAGTCTGCACACAACTCCAAAACTAACCCATGCATTTCACACAAACCAAAAGCATTAGCTACCTGAAACATCCCGACTGGTGTTGTTTCACGATAAGGTGTTTCACCGAGATGATTTGCCAAATTGGTTGAAATAGTCTCCCCAAAGTGAAAAGGGGTGGTTGTTCCTGCTCGACAGCCATATTCCCACTCTGCTTCACTCGGTAGTCGAAATTCTCGCCCTGTATGCTGGGAAAGACGCGCACAAAATTCCACAGCATCGTACCAGGAGACACTCTCTACAGGACGTTCAGCACCTTTGAATTGAGAAATATCAGGGTTAAGCGCACGTTCTACCTGGGGTAAGGCTACAACTGCTTGCCATTGCGCCTGAGTTACTGGATACTTACCCATTAGGAATGGGGCAACAGTTACTTTATGTTGAGGTTGTTCTCTATCGTTTTCTCTATCGTTTGACCCTTTTTCTTCTGGGGGTGCGCCCATCAAAAACGAACCACCGGGAATTTCCACCATTTCCAATATCACCTCATTACCTAAGTCTATGTTCTCTGTGGGCGGATGTTCTACTAACTGAATTGACTCCAAACCATTCTTGATTTCTGCAATCAGCATGGGAATTTCTTCCCCTAACTGCTTTAGTGCTATAGCTGCTTCTCTGCGAATTTTAAATACTTCGCTGTTATTTTCTAAAAGTTTACGCAGACGAGGAATAGCTGGGGTAGCATCTTTGCCCATTGTTCTCAAATCATTCACAGCACGGGTGCGATATTCTGGCTCTGGTGCGGAAAGTTCTTTAATCAAGTTCTTAATCCGCTCTTTGCGTTGTGCTTTTTTAATCTCCTCTGGGTCTAGATTTGCCTTCTTCAGCAATTGCTCAATTACAGAATCTGGGATATTGAGTTCTTTTTTCTTAAATTCACAGCAGTCCCATAGTGCTAACAAAAAGCCTTTAATCTCTTTCAGATTTTCTGTTTTTTCACCAATATCTTTTAAGAGTTTTTCCCAAGTTTCGGCATTATCTTGATGTTGTTGAACTAGATACAACCCAGCCAAATACTCTGCTAAGGGGTCTAAATTAATCCGCACCTTGTCTGGTTCTACTTTTTGTAATAGGTTCAAAGTGGCTTGTAAGTAGTTCAAACGGGTGTTGGTTTCATTGGGGTCAATTTCAACGAGGGCTGTTTCGGCAGTTTTCCTGAGAATTGGTGCAGGACGGTAGGTATTTTCTAAGCACTTCCAAGCAATGATTTCTACTTCTCGATGGACTGCTAACTGTTTGGCTGCATCAGCTTGGGGGTGAAGCTTATTCAAGTAACTCAGCATTAATTCTGGGATATTTTCTGGAAGTTCTGTATTTCCCTGTTTGGCGGCAATCATCTGGTCAGCATAGAGTTTTGCTAACATAATTGTGATGTTGCGCTGCCCTACCATGCGGTTGAGACGAGAACAAGCGTTATAAAATTCTTCGTCATCAAATAGGTTACGGCATTTATACAACTTGAGATATTCACCGAGAAATTCTGATATTCGTTCTCCTTCAACCCTCATTGGTTGGAGGATGCATTTAGTCAAACCTCGAAGTTCTCCTTCTAGTCGTGATGTGAAAACTAGGGCATTAATGATGGGATTTTCGGTTAATGCAGCAAGGATTTTATTACAGGTTGACTTTTCCATCTCGGAAAAGTGGTCAACAATTACTAAGACTCGTCGCTGTCGCAATAGGTTCTTGAGATATTCGGGGCTGATTTCTTCATTTTCTGTATTTGTCAAGTCTTGCAGTTGCTTGCGAATCATTTCTAGGAAGTTTTCATTTTCTTGCAACTCGCGGTCAATGAGTATAGGTAACATCCGATGCTTACTAAGCTTACCTTCCATCCCCCAATTAGCAATTTGACAAGCAAGGCTGGTTTTACCTGCACCACCTTCTCCCTGAATTAGTACACAAAATTGTTGTTCTCTCAGCATTTGTGCTTTGAGCGCATTTTGGAGTTTTGTGTGTTCTGCTGTCGGGTTCTCGTCGTTAACCTGGTCAGGAAACAGGGTTTGGTTGTTGAAAAAAACAGGTTGGGGAAGGTGGGTTGTGCGATCGCGTTTTACAATGTCTTTATCCAGAAATTCTATCTTCACTGACTCAAAATACTTTTCTACCCACGCATCCAATACCTTGGGGCTGTGCTTGAAAATTAATAACTTCTGAAGCGGTACTTCTAAGCCAATTCCAGGTATCTTGTATGTCTGGGGCAATATTTTATCTAGGCTAAGTAACCACAGTGGACGGATGGCAAATATACCCAAATAACCCGCCCCTGCTAGTAACGCAAATATCCCCGGATTTTTAATTACCCACTGAATGCCACGATAAATTATTCTGTCCTGCAATTGATTTAACTTGGTTTGCAGGGCGTTTCTGGTTAAGCGGAGTTCTTGCTGTTGTAGTTTTAGATTTGCCCATGCTTGCGGTTTGGCATCGAGACGAGTTAGGGCTTTCTCTATTTGTTGCTTGAGAATTTCTAATTTAGCAATTTGCTGTAAGTCTAACTCAGATATTCTATTAGCTCGCTGTTGAGCCGACCTGCCAATATCAATTAAGGCCCGAACGGAACTGCTACGAACTGCTTCATCTCCATCCCCCAGTGTTTCCACCAAGTCAGAAACAGCATCCTGTGCCGACCAACCCATTTTACCCAAGGCAGAAGCGGCATGAGTGCGGATAGCTGCATCACTATTACTCAGTGCTTCTGCTAAGGATGGAACCGCGTCTTCCCCGCATTTCACTACAGCATCACTCGCAGATGTGAGCGCTTTTACATTTTTGAATTGCTGAATTTGGGTGTAAATACCCACCTGAGTACATTGCTGCGCCCGGACGCTACTGTTAAGTAATAAAGGTAACGATAAACTGAGGAGCGCAGCGTTAAGCCATAGGGGAAGTTTCTCTGAGATGCCCTTAGCCATGTACTCACTAAACCATATTTAAGTCGTGTACTCTGCGTTAATTTTCACATAGTCGTAACTTAAATCACAACCCCAAGCTTTACCCGTGCCATGACCATTACCCACGCTGACGGAAATTAACACAGTATCATCTTTGAGATAAGCACCCGTCGCCGCCTGTTTCAAATATGCACTTGCTGCGGCACGGTCAAAAGGTAAAGGTTGACCATTTTCCAACATTAAAAAATCTCCTAGCTTGATTTGCAGATTTGCTTCTTCAAAGGGTATACCTGCACGTCCAGCAGCGGCGGCGATGCGTCCCCAGTTGGGATCACGGCCAAAGATTGCAGACTTAACTAAGGATGAGCCGGCAATGGTTTTGGCGATTTGGCGGGCTGATATTTCATCGTGGGCCCCTGTGACTTGCACTTCAATCAGACAAGTTGCACCTTCACCATCACGGGCGATCGCTTTTGCTAAATGCTGGCATACTGCTGTTAACATCGCCTCTAATTTTTCAGCTTCTGCACCCATCTCAATAATAGCTGGGGTGCGAGATTGACCATTTGCCAGGGCAATTAAGCTGTCGTTGGTGCTGGTATCACCATCAACGGTGATCGAATTAAAGCTTCTATCAGCCGCCCTGGTTAACATTTGCTGCCAAAGGGTGGGGGAAACAGCAGCATCACAGGTGACAAAAGCCAGCATGGTTGCCATGTTGGGATGAATCATTCCTGAACCTTTGGCAATACCACCAATTCGCACGGGGCGATCGCCTATAGTTGTTTCTAAGGCAATAGATTTTGTTACCAAATCTGTGGTGATAATCGCCCCAGATGCGGCACTTGAGCCTGTTTCTGAAAGTGCTGCTACCAGTTTGGGAATGCCACTACTCAAAGCATCCATTTTAATTCGTTGACCGATGACGCCAGTAGAAGCCAGTAGAATCGCATCGGTAGAAATACCCAACTCTTTCGCTAATAACTCGGCACTTTCTTCAGCATCACGCACACCTTGATTACCTGTAGCGGCGTTTGCTTGTCCAGCGTTGCAGAGTATAGCCCTGATGCTATGTTTGGCTTGCAAGCGTTGACGACAAAAGTCCACACAGGCGGCTTTAACTTGGCTAGTGGTGAATACACCAGCAGCGATCGCATCCACATCTGACAATATTAAAGCTAAATCGGGCAATCCTGAAGGTTTCAGTCCAGCGGTAATTCCTGCCGCTTTATACCCTCTAGCCGCTGTAACGCCACCAGTAATTTCCTGCCAGTCTCCCATGTTTATTCCCCACAATTATTAGATCAGCTAGGTCGGTAGATTGCTGCTCCGTGCCTTCCTCAGAACCGTGCTTGCGACTTTTAGCGCTCACGGCTCTGGTTAATCATCTATCTATATTGTGAGTTTATCTGCTGATGGCAATAATTAAGCAGCGGTTGGTGTTGAGGATAATTATTTTTAGCTTTTTATCAGTGATAGTTTGGAACTCCCAACCTTTGATCAGAAGACAAATACAAAAAGGAGAGCTACCTAAGTTGCTCTCCAGATCATCAGGGTTCATCTACATAACACACTATAGCATTTTAACAGTGAGGGGTTAGACCCATAATTAAGAATCTTGCTAAAAATACTTAAATTAAGACACCAGCAGCAAACAGAAAAACGGAGAGCTACTTAAGTGGCTCTCCAACTCATCAGGTTGCATCTACAAAGCAAAGTATAGCAGCTTAGGGATGAGGGGTCTGACCCATTTATTAGTGTCGTTTTGTAAAGATCTGGTGAAAATACGGTTGGCTATACCTAGTGCTAGCCGTTGAGTTTCTTTTCCACCAATTCGTTAGTCAGCTTGGGATCAGCGCGTTTACCGGTCTTTTTGAGAACCTGTCCGACAAAGAAGCCTTTGAGGTTGGTGTTACCGTTGCGATACTTTTCTAGTTCTTTGGGGTTAGCAGCGATCGCATCATCCACAATTGGTTCTAAAATAGCAGGGTCGGTAATTAGCTCCTGACCAGCAAAAGCTTTTTCGGGAGAAACACCACTCAGTAAGTCTGACAGCTTTTCTTTAGCTTGGGCATTGCTGATTTTACCCGTTTCAATGCGGGTGATCACATCGGCTAAATTGGTAGGAGTGAGAGCAATTTCTGTGATGCTGAGTTTTTGCTTGTTGAGATAAGCAGCGATATCTTGAGTAATCCAGTTAGCAGCCGCTTTGGGATTTGCACCAGCAGCGATCGCACTTTCAAAATATCCTGATACAGGATGGTCTTCTGTCAACACCCGTGCATCATAAGGTGAAAGCCCCAACTCACCTTCATAACGATGGCGTTTTTGGGCTGGTAGTTCTGGTAATTCACTCAGCCAATGCGCTAATTCTTGATCTGTCACCTCAATCGGTGCTAAATCTGGTTCGGGGAAGTAGCGATAATCGCTAGAACCTTCTTTAATCCGCATACTAATTGTGCGTTGCGAACCTTCTTCCCACAAGCGGGTTTCTTGGACAATCCTTTCCCCTGCTTCATT includes the following:
- a CDS encoding DUF4126 domain-containing protein, whose product is MIEILATLSASAAAGMRIGTPLLIIGLLQGSNLWSEVPLLSHISPHILLWSLTSWSVFELFASKRVLGQRLLQVVQLFLSPLVGAIMGLAVASATSTPNWLIAFIGGLLALVLQLVQIGWFYRLRGLPLWAVFLQDTLCIALVLFAFDAPWQGGLIALILLWFAVRSAKQWYVWYHRGRRKN
- a CDS encoding class I SAM-dependent methyltransferase, which produces MATILRDWSYRYQWLYDGISRLAALAVGGEGRFRQIALQGLTIHSDTQILDVCCGSGQATQVLVKYSQNVTGLDASPLSLRRAQQNVPSATYVEAFAEDMPMADNLFDVVHTSAALHEMQPAQLRKIINEVYRVLKPGGVFTLVDFHAPTNPIFWPGVSLFLLLFETETAWELLKTDLPGLLREIGFEVDEPTLYAGGSLQVIQARK
- a CDS encoding DUF29 family protein is translated as MTQELIDLRTSIQQGRYTDALAIVDELEGMSKQAILRNIEAYLKFLLIHLIKNKVEQRLTSSWASSIRNSIREIKKLNLKEDKKSYYVNQDEWVNLIEEEVIEDAIADASDEVMNGAYSQFQLADLIDRTQLIYLTLKFVSLTYSYSAKELPSVVAEFLTQLPGGEDCKAGKR
- a CDS encoding EutP/PduV family microcompartment system protein, translating into MQRISVVGTSGTGKTTLAKQISQSLAIPHVELDYLHWEPNWVEAPNDVMRERVSQALSGSSWVVDGNYSQVRDIVWGQADTIIWLDYSFTVVMSRVIRRTWHRVVTQQEVCNGNRETWKTTFSKDSIILWALTSFPRNRRQFPPLFAQPEYSHLRIVHLESPKAAQNWLSSL
- the hemH gene encoding ferrochelatase, which encodes MGRVGVLLLNLGGPDKLEDVGPFLYNLFSDPEIIRLPFRWMQKPLAWFIATRRKKTSQANYKHIGGGSPLRRITEEQGEALKAQLGAMGKEANIYVGMRYWHPYTEEAIALLTQDNIESLVILPLYPQFSISTSGSSFRLLDRLWQENPKLQPLEYTVIPSWYKEPGYLQAMAELIIQQLNQYPNPDEVHIFFSAHGVPKSYVEEAGDPYQQEIEECTALIMQTLNRPNPHTLAYQSRVGPVEWLQPYTEDALKALGAQGVKDLVVVPISFVSEHIETLQEIDIEYREIAEEAGIHNFRRAAAPNTHPVFIKALADLVIDSLERPSLKLSQVTQMKKRVKMYPQEQWEWGLTTSAEVWNGRIAMLGFIALIIELVTGQGLLHMIGLLQ
- a CDS encoding histidine phosphatase family protein; this encodes MVKTNNYANASVAQKDDYPGCAYFVRHGESTSNERNIFAGVLDVDLTAFGRLQARRAGIDIKKKGIKFDAVYVSHMRRARQTCEIALAESEALKSPDITVEIDHRISEKSFGIFAGRNLNLLRLALGYEGFEEMLHSHNEAPPAGEKISQVYGRAASFYEERVVPHLKRGETVLVVCHQYVLEPLALYLSDLPPTAYKHLKLPNGKALSGEELVKFRDKESGGAASLRKEINDLSIMWAILLYAAAFLLGCLVRTISASSVGIPSELFRGLIVACLAASTFYTYLDIDFAASKRKVTSTVKYIVYAWMLARWAVGLLLIFSGILYQGPGDLYKVMWVLFWMVPPALTSPVLSVLWGGNLYPSAILSRTLSIIAPVALIVTFGLAKQLPINSSSLIFFGVILIFGLAIPGALAQFWRDKSPVESNHHSKNWKFIGVLAVALMALATGFQFTPSTFLSDLFFSTDANRSLACLQQLAVATLVFVLIRVFAVLTSVVTKGKLNKAEARDAYILLVNPNFFLWAALFLGVSATANPEAVKYAIFWAALGFFCIPLVEQILFMNSFGNELLRETLRSSRMATEDVRKLFHQLDTDASNALNRDEIMELLGQIEDLTTGERSSEDVRSYVTNYLFATLDTDKNGTVDLAELEDYVSTYGLVANLNVVSAAASQVAT